In Bradyrhizobium sp. CCBAU 051011, the following are encoded in one genomic region:
- a CDS encoding GFA family protein, with protein MPDSKTYTGGCHCGQVRFECTSDLAMVTACNCSICTKKGLHFTFLDPKSFHLRAGEENLKEYLFNKHAIHHQLCVDCGVDVFARGKKPDGSDVVALNVSCIDGIELSKLEMTPVDGRSL; from the coding sequence ATGCCCGATAGCAAGACCTACACCGGCGGCTGCCATTGCGGCCAGGTGCGCTTCGAATGCACCAGTGACCTTGCGATGGTCACCGCGTGCAATTGCTCGATCTGCACCAAGAAGGGCCTGCACTTCACCTTCCTCGATCCGAAAAGCTTTCATCTTCGCGCCGGCGAAGAAAATCTGAAGGAATACCTCTTCAACAAGCACGCCATCCACCACCAGCTCTGCGTCGATTGCGGCGTCGACGTCTTCGCGCGTGGCAAGAAGCCCGACGGCAGCGACGTGGTGGCGCTCAATGTGAGCTGCATCGACGGCATCGAACTGTCGAAGCTGGAGATGACGCCGGTGGATGGCAGGAGCTTGTGA
- a CDS encoding DUF4188 domain-containing protein, translated as MSNVIPQRMTARIEGDFVVFLIGMRINRPWKVWKWAPVARQMPKMLAELAEQPELGLLHARTHFGLPNILVVQYWRSFEHLHNYATGANALHLPAWQAFNRAVGSNGDVGIWHESYLVKDGAYENVYNNMPPYGLGVAGSLQPAQGRMKSARGRLGQPEIAG; from the coding sequence ATGAGCAACGTGATCCCGCAACGCATGACGGCTCGGATCGAGGGAGATTTTGTCGTCTTCCTGATCGGCATGCGCATCAACAGGCCCTGGAAAGTATGGAAATGGGCGCCCGTGGCCCGGCAGATGCCGAAGATGCTCGCTGAATTGGCCGAGCAGCCCGAGCTTGGGCTGCTTCATGCGAGGACGCATTTCGGCCTGCCCAATATTCTGGTGGTGCAGTATTGGCGCAGCTTCGAGCATTTGCACAATTATGCGACCGGCGCGAATGCCTTGCATCTTCCGGCCTGGCAGGCGTTCAACCGTGCCGTCGGCAGCAACGGAGATGTCGGGATCTGGCACGAAAGCTATCTCGTGAAAGACGGCGCCTATGAGAACGTCTACAACAACATGCCGCCTTACGGCCTTGGTGTCGCGGGCTCGCTGCAGCCGGCGCAGGGCCGGATGAAATCCGCAAGAGGCCGGCTAGGTCAGCCGGAAATTGCCGGGTGA
- a CDS encoding Rrf2 family transcriptional regulator, giving the protein MRLTSFTDFALRALMRLAGEPGRSFATNEIAAEFGISRNHLAKVVRDLADSGFISTQRGVGGGFMLARPAQTITIGEVVRALEGPPLVECFREDGGNCALKPRCRLKAKLAAAREAFMRELDSTTLAECAYPAAAKRSPVHA; this is encoded by the coding sequence ATGCGCCTGACGTCGTTCACGGATTTTGCGTTGCGCGCCCTGATGCGGCTGGCGGGCGAACCCGGCCGCTCCTTTGCCACCAACGAGATCGCGGCCGAGTTCGGCATCTCCCGCAATCATCTGGCCAAGGTGGTGCGCGACCTCGCCGACAGCGGTTTCATCTCGACCCAGCGCGGCGTCGGTGGCGGCTTCATGCTGGCCCGCCCGGCGCAAACGATCACGATCGGCGAAGTAGTGCGGGCCCTCGAAGGGCCGCCGCTGGTCGAATGTTTTCGCGAGGATGGCGGCAATTGCGCATTGAAACCGCGCTGCCGGCTGAAGGCGAAGCTGGCGGCTGCCCGCGAGGCCTTCATGCGCGAACTCGACTCCACGACATTGGCGGAATGCGCCTACCCCGCGGCGGCCAAGCGGAGCCCGGTCCACGCATGA
- a CDS encoding DUF6522 family protein, with the protein MKPIAFENGTIQIDAAIVAEGLGLAPSLLQEEMRAGRITSLAERGVDADLGRHRLTFFAEHRRFRVVVDETGAIVQRSAVDFGNASLPKAVRKRGG; encoded by the coding sequence ATGAAACCGATCGCGTTCGAAAATGGCACTATCCAGATCGACGCCGCCATCGTCGCCGAAGGCCTGGGCCTGGCGCCATCCCTGCTGCAGGAAGAGATGCGCGCGGGCAGGATCACGAGCCTTGCCGAGCGCGGGGTCGATGCCGATCTCGGCCGGCACCGCCTGACCTTCTTCGCCGAGCACCGCCGCTTTCGCGTCGTGGTCGACGAAACAGGCGCGATCGTTCAACGCTCGGCGGTCGACTTCGGCAATGCGTCGCTGCCGAAAGCGGTGCGCAAGCGCGGCGGATGA
- a CDS encoding carotenoid oxygenase family protein gives MLDQVTTEMTRPNLAPIPMECDAPHLKVSGELPRELNGTLYRNGPNPQFDAPGAHWFVGDGMLHAFHLENGRASYRNRWVRTPKWLAEHDAGRALFGGFGRKLPGAPAGVTDDGGVANTNIIFHGGKLLALEEGHLPTEIEPGTLDRLGYCDYNGAIKGPFTAHPKIDPVTGEMVFFGYNAMGPLTPALSFGSVNASGVVTRFDRFDAPYASMVHDFIVTKNHLLFPILPITGSMERAMRGKPPYAWEPEKGAYVGVMKRNGSKDLAWFRAESCYVFHVMNAWEEGNRIIADVMQFEEAPLFPHPDGSKTDPQKSRARYCRWTFDLAGNTDRFTQTYLDDLTGEFPRIDDRRAGYANSHGWYACANPDLPMFGALSGIVHVDGKGKRLGHYLLPAGDTISEPVFVERGPDAAEGDGWLLAVVWRARENRSDLAVFNAQDVEGGPVALVHLGHRVPDGFHGNWVSAE, from the coding sequence ATGCTCGACCAGGTGACGACCGAGATGACCCGGCCCAATCTCGCGCCGATTCCCATGGAATGCGACGCGCCGCATCTCAAGGTATCAGGCGAATTGCCGCGCGAGCTCAACGGCACGCTCTATCGCAACGGCCCCAATCCGCAGTTCGATGCGCCCGGCGCGCACTGGTTCGTCGGCGACGGCATGCTGCACGCCTTTCATCTGGAGAATGGCCGCGCCAGCTATCGCAACCGCTGGGTTCGCACCCCGAAATGGCTGGCCGAGCACGATGCCGGCCGCGCGCTGTTTGGCGGCTTCGGCCGCAAGCTGCCGGGTGCCCCGGCCGGGGTCACCGACGATGGCGGCGTCGCCAACACCAACATCATCTTCCATGGCGGAAAACTGCTGGCGCTGGAGGAAGGCCATCTGCCGACCGAGATCGAGCCCGGCACGCTCGATCGTCTCGGCTATTGTGACTACAACGGCGCCATCAAGGGTCCCTTCACCGCGCATCCCAAGATCGATCCCGTCACCGGCGAGATGGTGTTCTTCGGCTACAACGCGATGGGTCCGCTCACCCCCGCCCTCTCCTTCGGATCCGTCAACGCCTCAGGCGTGGTGACGCGGTTCGATCGCTTCGATGCGCCCTATGCCAGCATGGTGCACGACTTCATCGTCACCAAAAATCATCTGCTGTTTCCGATCCTGCCCATCACCGGCAGCATGGAGCGGGCGATGCGCGGCAAGCCGCCCTACGCCTGGGAGCCGGAGAAAGGCGCTTACGTCGGTGTCATGAAGCGCAACGGCTCGAAGGACCTCGCCTGGTTCCGCGCCGAGAGCTGCTACGTTTTCCACGTCATGAACGCCTGGGAGGAAGGCAACCGCATCATTGCCGACGTGATGCAGTTCGAGGAAGCGCCGCTGTTCCCGCATCCCGACGGTTCGAAAACGGATCCGCAGAAATCGCGCGCCCGCTACTGCCGCTGGACCTTCGACCTCGCAGGCAATACCGACCGCTTCACGCAAACCTATCTCGACGATCTCACCGGCGAATTCCCGCGCATCGACGATCGCCGCGCGGGCTACGCAAATAGCCACGGCTGGTACGCCTGCGCCAACCCCGACCTGCCGATGTTCGGCGCACTGTCGGGCATCGTCCATGTCGACGGCAAGGGCAAACGTCTCGGCCATTATCTGCTGCCCGCCGGCGACACCATCTCCGAGCCGGTGTTCGTGGAGCGCGGGCCTGACGCCGCCGAAGGCGACGGCTGGCTGCTTGCCGTCGTCTGGCGCGCGCGGGAAAACCGCAGCGATCTGGCGGTGTTCAATGCGCAGGACGTCGAAGGAGGTCCCGTCGCGCTGGTGCATCTCGGCCACCGCGTGCCCGACGGGTTTCACGGCAACTGGGTGAGCGCGGAGTAA
- a CDS encoding inner membrane-spanning protein YciB, translating into MKDVFARLGADFFSTIVFIAIYLATDNVLLATGVAIAGAIAQVIYSRIKGKELGYMTWASLALVIVLGSATLLTHDPRFVLAKPAIGHFAIGAIMLKRGWMLRYVPPIVSQTIPEYVTFAGYAWAALCFVLAAGTIGVAVTGDMKLWTFYVTVVLVGAKIAAFAIQYIAFRILVGSRIRAAAQRA; encoded by the coding sequence ATGAAGGACGTATTCGCCAGACTGGGCGCCGATTTTTTCTCCACCATCGTGTTCATCGCGATCTATCTCGCGACCGACAACGTCTTGCTGGCAACAGGCGTGGCGATCGCAGGCGCCATCGCCCAGGTGATCTACTCGCGCATCAAGGGCAAGGAGCTTGGCTACATGACCTGGGCGAGCCTGGCGCTGGTCATCGTGCTCGGCAGCGCGACACTGTTGACCCACGATCCCCGCTTCGTGCTGGCGAAACCCGCGATCGGACATTTTGCGATCGGCGCCATCATGCTCAAGCGCGGCTGGATGCTGCGCTACGTGCCGCCGATCGTGAGCCAGACCATTCCCGAATACGTCACCTTCGCGGGCTATGCCTGGGCCGCACTGTGCTTCGTGCTCGCTGCCGGCACCATCGGTGTCGCTGTCACCGGCGACATGAAGCTGTGGACGTTCTATGTGACGGTCGTACTTGTCGGCGCCAAGATTGCCGCCTTCGCAATTCAATACATCGCGTTTCGTATTTTGGTCGGCAGCCGGATTCGCGCTGCCGCCCAGCGCGCCTGA
- a CDS encoding DUF429 domain-containing protein: MSAVSGCRAIGLDGFRHGWVAVLLDGDLHAIRFCHDVAGALSVGFDRAAIDIPIGMTDDGERACDLLARERLRPHSSRVFTGARRWLWREFSDPDQANRAALQRSQKRVSRQLWHLGPKIMEVDRFVLANRSHDIREAHPELVFLRLNDCKPLPSKKSEAGIRLRRLLLKREGIRAIDRWLADERIGTGAKCDDVLDACAVAIAARAAAGCLPDGIPPRDAYGLQMQIWS; encoded by the coding sequence GTGAGCGCGGTGTCCGGCTGCAGGGCGATTGGCCTCGACGGGTTCCGCCATGGCTGGGTTGCGGTTCTCCTCGACGGCGACCTTCACGCGATCAGATTTTGTCACGACGTGGCGGGCGCGCTATCCGTTGGCTTTGATCGCGCTGCGATCGACATTCCCATTGGTATGACCGATGACGGCGAGCGGGCCTGCGACCTCCTCGCCCGCGAGAGGTTACGGCCGCATTCTTCACGCGTGTTCACCGGTGCGCGGCGTTGGCTCTGGAGGGAGTTCTCCGATCCCGACCAAGCCAATCGAGCTGCATTGCAGCGCAGCCAGAAGCGGGTGTCACGTCAACTCTGGCACCTCGGGCCGAAGATCATGGAGGTGGACAGATTCGTACTGGCCAATCGTTCGCACGACATTCGCGAGGCGCATCCGGAACTGGTTTTCTTACGCCTGAACGATTGCAAGCCGCTGCCGTCGAAGAAGTCGGAGGCTGGAATCCGCCTTCGCCGTCTGCTGCTAAAGCGGGAAGGGATCAGGGCTATAGACAGGTGGTTGGCCGACGAACGCATCGGTACCGGAGCCAAATGCGACGACGTGCTTGACGCCTGCGCTGTCGCGATCGCCGCGCGCGCCGCCGCTGGCTGCCTTCCGGACGGGATACCGCCACGCGATGCGTACGGCCTGCAGATGCAGATCTGGTCATGA
- a CDS encoding SET domain-containing protein — translation MPSIPSHKPYRVGRSRTGLGLFATKPIKKGSKIIRYFGPLLDSKKKDEDAIENKYLFELNDRWTIDGSVRKNIARYINHSCRPNAESDVKPRKRKVFIRAIKNIEPGEEINYDYGTDYFKAYLKPIGCKCAACEKKRAKKRAEARAEKARLKAKAERKALKKAEKLVKEQAKLKEKLKAKASKKLNGHSLNGKSLNGKHLNGTGRARVAGRKPAGRKQPVSAPASALQA, via the coding sequence ATGCCTTCCATACCATCGCATAAGCCCTATCGCGTCGGCCGCTCCCGCACTGGTCTTGGCCTTTTCGCCACCAAGCCGATCAAGAAGGGCAGCAAGATCATCCGCTATTTCGGGCCGCTTCTGGATTCGAAGAAGAAAGACGAAGACGCGATCGAGAACAAATATCTGTTCGAGCTGAACGACCGCTGGACCATCGATGGCTCCGTGCGCAAGAACATCGCCCGCTATATCAACCATTCCTGCCGGCCGAACGCCGAATCCGACGTCAAGCCGCGCAAGCGCAAGGTGTTCATCCGCGCCATCAAGAACATCGAGCCGGGCGAGGAAATCAACTACGACTACGGCACCGATTATTTCAAAGCCTACCTGAAGCCGATCGGCTGCAAATGCGCGGCTTGCGAAAAGAAGCGCGCGAAAAAGCGTGCCGAGGCACGAGCCGAGAAAGCCCGCCTGAAGGCCAAGGCGGAGCGCAAGGCGCTGAAGAAGGCCGAGAAGCTGGTGAAGGAACAAGCCAAGCTGAAGGAAAAATTGAAGGCGAAGGCGAGCAAGAAGCTCAATGGCCACTCGCTGAATGGCAAGTCACTGAACGGGAAGCATCTGAACGGCACCGGCCGCGCCAGGGTCGCCGGCAGGAAACCGGCCGGCCGGAAACAACCGGTCTCCGCACCGGCGTCGGCCCTCCAGGCCTAG
- a CDS encoding MAPEG family protein, giving the protein MHLPSITATYLAILALLYTVLAVQVGRLRQRDRAAFGDNGSLQLRSAIRAHANFIEYVPIITLMVAMLEMSGLAAVWVHLLMGALLVSRLLHPLGMYAAPNTLQFRIGRVGGITITLVLLLACALTIMARALLGA; this is encoded by the coding sequence ATGCACTTGCCCTCGATCACTGCGACCTATCTCGCCATTCTCGCCCTGCTCTACACCGTCCTCGCCGTTCAGGTCGGGCGGCTGCGCCAGCGCGACCGCGCCGCATTCGGCGACAATGGCAGCCTGCAACTGCGCAGCGCAATCCGCGCGCACGCCAACTTCATCGAATATGTCCCGATCATCACGCTGATGGTGGCGATGCTGGAAATGTCCGGCCTGGCGGCGGTGTGGGTGCATCTATTGATGGGCGCGCTGCTGGTCTCACGGCTCTTGCACCCACTCGGCATGTACGCCGCGCCCAATACGCTGCAATTCCGCATCGGCCGCGTCGGCGGCATCACGATCACGCTGGTCCTACTGCTGGCCTGTGCCCTGACGATCATGGCGCGCGCCTTGCTCGGTGCATAG
- a CDS encoding group III truncated hemoglobin, with protein sequence MEAIVARPERRERLTAEIMERTGIDEAMIERLVRGFYAKVREDAVLGPIFEARIRDWEPHLAQMCAFWSSVALMTGRYHGTPMAKHLPLPVDAAHFDRWLGLFEATAREICPPAAEAHFVERARRIAASLELGIAGAQGVMLGNGERFRRNQAGAV encoded by the coding sequence ATGGAAGCGATCGTGGCGAGGCCGGAGCGGCGTGAGCGGCTGACGGCCGAAATCATGGAGCGGACGGGCATCGACGAGGCGATGATCGAGCGGCTGGTGCGCGGCTTTTACGCCAAGGTCCGCGAGGACGCGGTGCTCGGGCCGATCTTCGAGGCCCGCATCCGGGATTGGGAGCCGCATCTGGCCCAGATGTGCGCGTTCTGGTCGTCGGTCGCGCTGATGACGGGGCGCTATCACGGCACGCCGATGGCCAAGCATCTGCCGCTGCCGGTCGACGCGGCGCATTTCGACCGCTGGCTCGGCCTGTTCGAGGCCACCGCCCGCGAGATCTGTCCGCCCGCGGCGGAAGCGCATTTCGTGGAACGCGCGCGGCGGATTGCGGCGAGCCTCGAACTCGGCATCGCCGGGGCCCAGGGCGTCATGCTCGGCAACGGGGAAAGATTTCGGCGTAACCAGGCAGGAGCAGTGTGA
- a CDS encoding MaoC family dehydratase codes for MVEWFDDLKVGMRFKGGEVMVSKEDILRFAREYDPQPFHLDEEAAKKTVFKGLAASGWHTAAIAMRLATECRPFGPHPLLGAGVDDLRWLKPVRPGDTLHLEGEVVELAPSRSKPQGVARVRWTLYDQHGEAVYTFIPIAIVPTRPK; via the coding sequence ATGGTCGAGTGGTTCGACGACCTGAAAGTCGGCATGCGCTTCAAGGGCGGCGAAGTGATGGTGTCAAAGGAAGACATCCTTCGCTTCGCCAGGGAATACGACCCGCAGCCGTTTCACCTCGACGAGGAGGCCGCCAAGAAGACGGTCTTCAAGGGACTCGCCGCATCTGGCTGGCATACGGCGGCGATCGCCATGCGGCTTGCCACCGAGTGCCGGCCGTTCGGGCCGCATCCGCTCTTGGGCGCCGGTGTTGACGATCTGCGCTGGCTGAAGCCGGTGCGGCCCGGCGACACGCTGCACCTTGAAGGAGAAGTGGTCGAACTGGCGCCTTCGCGGTCGAAGCCTCAAGGCGTCGCCCGTGTCAGATGGACCCTTTATGACCAGCACGGCGAGGCGGTCTATACCTTCATTCCGATCGCGATCGTGCCGACGCGTCCGAAGTGA
- a CDS encoding TetR/AcrR family transcriptional regulator produces MARTSRETRTNRPVAKRRPARAAERPAGRRRRPAGETPYHHGDLHDALLAAAERVLERDGLPGLTLRAVAREAGVSHAAPTHHFGDLTGLLSELAAIGFRRFNEAMVAAGNTETLPLMKAMARAKAYVAYAQARPGMYGLMFRTERLDMTRPSLHEAATASFRGLATAVSLSRNEKLTGEALEALSLDQAAAIARAWSLVHGFTTLLLDGRLKDILHRLPEGTGVDQLLDAMLRSTVPRPPTV; encoded by the coding sequence ATGGCAAGAACATCGCGAGAGACCCGAACGAACCGTCCCGTCGCCAAGCGCAGGCCCGCAAGAGCAGCCGAAAGGCCAGCCGGTCGCCGGCGTCGGCCGGCAGGCGAAACCCCTTATCATCACGGCGACCTGCATGACGCACTGCTGGCCGCGGCAGAGCGGGTGCTGGAGCGCGATGGCTTGCCGGGGCTTACGCTGCGGGCCGTGGCGCGCGAGGCCGGCGTGTCGCATGCGGCGCCAACCCATCATTTCGGCGATCTTACCGGGCTCCTGAGCGAACTTGCCGCCATCGGCTTCCGCAGGTTCAATGAGGCCATGGTCGCGGCTGGCAACACCGAAACGCTCCCGCTCATGAAGGCGATGGCGCGCGCCAAGGCTTACGTCGCCTATGCGCAGGCGCGTCCCGGCATGTACGGGCTGATGTTCCGTACCGAACGGCTCGATATGACACGGCCCTCGCTGCACGAGGCGGCGACGGCCTCGTTCAGAGGACTGGCGACGGCGGTGAGCCTCAGCCGCAACGAGAAACTCACCGGCGAGGCGTTGGAGGCGTTGTCGCTGGACCAAGCCGCGGCAATTGCGCGGGCATGGTCGCTGGTGCACGGCTTCACCACGCTGCTGCTCGACGGCCGGCTCAAGGACATCCTGCACCGGCTGCCCGAGGGCACCGGCGTCGACCAGCTCCTCGACGCCATGCTGCGCTCGACGGTGCCGCGACCGCCGACAGTCTAG
- a CDS encoding fumarate hydratase — protein MNAPTAFPDQKPVPPYKHTPLFPLGPDTTPYKKVTAEGVRVEKVLGKDMLVVSREALRALSEAAFGDINHYLRPGHLKQLRSILEDKEASDNDKFVAFDFLKNANIAAGGVLPMCQDTGTAIIMGKKGCNVITDGDDEAALSEGARDAYLRRNLRYSQVAPLSMYEEKNTANNMPAQCEIYAEGDDAYKFMFMAKGGGSANKSFLFQATPSVLTKDRLLAFLKEKVLTLGTAACPPYHLAIVIGGTSAELCMKTVKLASARYLDALPTHGSADGNAFRDLEMEQEILKMTQSLGVGAQFGGKYFCHDVRVIRMPRHGASLPIGLGVSCSADRQVLGKITRDGVYLEELEHNPAQYLPAVEQSLGGEVVKIDLNKPMKEILATLSNYPIKTRVSMTGTMIVARDSAHAKLRERLEKGEPLPDYFKNHPVYYAGPAKTPDGYASGAFGPTTAGRMDSFVDQFQAAGGSMVMVAKGNRAVAVREACKKHGGFYLGSIGGAAANLAEHCIKKVEVVEYPELGMEAIWRIEVVDFPAFIIIDDKGNDFFKELNLG, from the coding sequence ATGAACGCTCCGACCGCTTTTCCTGACCAAAAACCCGTTCCGCCCTACAAGCATACGCCGCTGTTTCCGCTGGGGCCGGATACCACCCCCTACAAGAAGGTCACGGCTGAGGGCGTGCGGGTCGAGAAGGTGCTCGGCAAGGACATGCTGGTGGTGTCGCGCGAGGCGCTGCGGGCGTTGTCGGAGGCTGCCTTCGGCGACATCAATCACTATCTGCGGCCGGGCCACCTGAAGCAGTTGCGCTCGATCCTGGAAGACAAGGAAGCCAGCGACAACGACAAGTTCGTCGCCTTCGACTTCCTGAAGAACGCCAACATCGCCGCCGGCGGGGTGCTGCCGATGTGCCAGGATACCGGTACCGCGATCATCATGGGCAAGAAGGGCTGCAACGTCATCACCGACGGCGACGACGAGGCGGCGTTGAGCGAAGGCGCGCGCGATGCGTACCTGCGTCGTAACCTGCGCTATTCGCAGGTCGCTCCCTTGTCGATGTACGAGGAAAAGAACACGGCCAACAACATGCCGGCGCAGTGCGAGATCTATGCCGAGGGTGACGACGCCTACAAGTTCATGTTCATGGCCAAGGGTGGCGGAAGCGCCAACAAGAGCTTTCTGTTCCAGGCGACGCCATCCGTTCTCACCAAAGACCGCCTGCTGGCGTTCCTGAAGGAGAAGGTGCTCACCCTCGGCACCGCGGCGTGTCCGCCATATCACCTCGCCATCGTCATCGGCGGCACGTCCGCCGAGCTTTGCATGAAGACGGTGAAGCTGGCGTCGGCCCGCTATCTCGATGCGCTGCCCACCCACGGCTCGGCGGACGGTAACGCGTTCCGCGATCTGGAGATGGAGCAGGAAATCCTCAAGATGACGCAGTCGCTCGGCGTCGGCGCGCAGTTCGGCGGCAAGTATTTCTGCCATGACGTGCGCGTAATCCGGATGCCGCGCCATGGTGCCTCGCTGCCGATCGGGCTCGGCGTCTCCTGCTCGGCGGACCGCCAGGTGCTCGGCAAGATCACCAGGGACGGCGTCTATCTCGAAGAGCTGGAGCATAACCCGGCGCAGTATCTGCCGGCGGTCGAACAGTCGCTCGGCGGCGAAGTCGTGAAGATCGACCTCAACAAGCCGATGAAGGAAATTCTGGCGACGCTGTCGAACTATCCGATCAAGACGCGCGTCTCGATGACCGGCACCATGATCGTCGCGCGCGATTCCGCCCACGCCAAACTGCGCGAGCGGCTGGAGAAGGGCGAGCCGCTGCCGGATTACTTCAAGAACCATCCGGTGTATTACGCCGGTCCGGCCAAGACACCGGACGGCTATGCTTCCGGCGCATTCGGCCCGACCACCGCAGGCCGCATGGACTCCTTCGTCGACCAGTTCCAGGCGGCGGGCGGCTCGATGGTGATGGTCGCCAAGGGCAACCGCGCGGTCGCGGTGCGCGAGGCCTGCAAGAAGCACGGCGGCTTCTATCTCGGCTCGATCGGCGGTGCTGCGGCGAACCTCGCCGAGCACTGCATCAAGAAGGTCGAGGTGGTGGAATATCCCGAGCTCGGCATGGAAGCGATCTGGCGCATCGAGGTGGTGGATTTTCCGGCCTTCATCATCATCGACGACAAGGGTAACGACTTCTTCAAGGAATTGAATCTGGGGTGA
- a CDS encoding glutathione S-transferase: MRYELYYWPMIQGRGEYVRLALEEAGARYADVARRGNGMAAMMRMMETRKGAPPFAPPFLKDGKLVIGQTANILLYLGSRHGLAPKSEAGKLWVHQLQLTIADLVLEVHDTHHPLGPSLYYEDQKAPAKKRTEEFWKERVPKYLGYFEDLLAANGGTYITGRRLTYVDLSLFQIVEGLRYAFPKRMKAFERKIPGLVDLRDRVAARPNIKAYLASDRRIAFNEEGIFRRYKALDG, encoded by the coding sequence ATGCGTTACGAGCTCTATTACTGGCCGATGATTCAAGGCCGCGGCGAATATGTTCGCCTCGCGTTGGAGGAGGCGGGCGCCCGCTACGCCGATGTCGCGCGCCGTGGCAACGGCATGGCCGCAATGATGCGAATGATGGAAACGCGGAAGGGAGCGCCGCCCTTCGCGCCGCCGTTCCTCAAAGACGGAAAGCTCGTGATCGGGCAGACCGCCAACATCCTGCTCTATCTGGGATCACGGCACGGGTTGGCGCCGAAGTCGGAGGCCGGCAAACTCTGGGTACATCAATTGCAGCTCACGATCGCCGATCTGGTGCTGGAAGTGCACGACACGCATCATCCGCTCGGGCCCTCGCTGTACTACGAGGACCAGAAAGCGCCGGCGAAGAAACGTACCGAGGAGTTCTGGAAGGAGCGCGTGCCGAAATATCTCGGCTATTTCGAGGACCTGCTGGCGGCCAATGGCGGCACCTACATCACCGGCCGCCGCCTCACTTACGTCGACCTGTCGCTGTTCCAGATCGTCGAGGGACTTCGCTACGCCTTTCCGAAACGCATGAAGGCGTTCGAACGGAAAATTCCCGGGCTGGTCGATCTACGCGACCGCGTCGCGGCGCGGCCGAACATCAAGGCGTATCTGGCGAGCGACCGGCGGATTGCGTTCAACGAGGAGGGGATTTTCCGCAGGTACAAGGCGCTGGATGGGTGA
- a CDS encoding isoprenylcysteine carboxylmethyltransferase family protein, translating to MIARLLLQNTITGVVLGALLFASAGTLDWPAAWAFLAVSAIIGPACGLWLAKTDPALLAERMRPTFQADQPAADKKFMLVFVLVALIWLIAIGLDRRAHASDIPLALQMVGLAMYLLSTAFIMWVFRANSFAAPVVKVQAARQHHVVSSGPYAFVRHPMYSGIMLFFVGVPLLLGSWWGVAIAPVFAVLFAIRARIEERALVEGLPGYADYAARVRYRLVPGVW from the coding sequence ATGATCGCAAGACTTCTGCTGCAAAACACCATCACTGGCGTCGTGCTCGGCGCACTGCTGTTCGCCTCGGCCGGGACGCTGGATTGGCCGGCGGCGTGGGCGTTCCTGGCCGTCAGCGCAATCATCGGCCCGGCCTGCGGATTATGGCTGGCAAAGACCGATCCCGCCCTGCTCGCCGAGCGGATGCGGCCGACGTTTCAGGCCGACCAGCCGGCCGCCGACAAGAAATTCATGCTTGTCTTCGTCCTGGTAGCGCTCATCTGGCTAATCGCCATCGGACTGGACCGGCGTGCGCATGCCTCCGACATTCCACTGGCGCTGCAAATGGTGGGGCTTGCGATGTACCTGCTCTCGACCGCCTTCATCATGTGGGTGTTCCGCGCAAATTCCTTTGCCGCGCCCGTCGTGAAGGTGCAGGCCGCGCGCCAGCATCACGTCGTCTCGAGCGGCCCCTATGCCTTCGTCCGCCATCCCATGTACAGCGGCATCATGTTGTTCTTCGTAGGCGTCCCGCTATTGCTGGGATCATGGTGGGGCGTGGCGATCGCGCCGGTATTCGCCGTGCTGTTCGCTATTCGCGCCCGCATCGAGGAGCGCGCCTTGGTCGAGGGGCTGCCCGGCTATGCTGACTATGCCGCGCGCGTGCGCTATCGTCTGGTGCCAGGCGTTTGGTGA